The Pseudomonas multiresinivorans DNA window AGTTGCAGGCGCAGCTAAAGAGGCTCAGGGCACGCGGACTCCCCATCCTGGCCTGCCTGCCGAAACCTCTCGACCAATGGAAGCTGATGCAAGTCCTGGAAGCGGACGAGAGCCTCAAGCTCAACGAGCGGGCGGATTGACCGGTTGGTCCGGGTACCAGGCATCGATCAACGGGCTGACGGTGAACTCCGCCAACTCAGGCTGCTGCTTCAACCAGCCCTCGACCAGCTCGCGCTGCTCGTTGCTCACCGAGCCACGCCGAGCCAGACAGATGAAGCCGTACTCATCGCACCCACTGTAGACAAGGTCATTGGGCTCCACAGCGCCAGCGGCGAAGCGCTTCATGAAATCGCCGATTGAGCCCTCGCCTTTCCCCTCGCGGTACTTGAAGCTCAATTCGAAACCGAGCTCCTGGAACTCATCGACACACAACTTCTTGCGTAAACGACGGGAACGATGGGTGGCCATCTGAATCTCTCCTCATGAGGGCTTCGTCACTCGATGAACAAGTGTGCCTGAACCAAATACACAACTTGCGCCAGGACAGTCACGCGGTATCTCGTCGAGACGACCGGCGCTCGAAGGCCTGCGCATACTGGAACGGCTTGCGGCATAATGTGCCGCATCTCCCAGTCCAACAGGGAGTACTTCAACTGTAGTGTTGCGCTTCATCTTTTCATTTTATCAAGTCAATGCCCGACCACTGGGATGTCATCTTTTCTATGTTCAAGTCTCTGCGCGTCCTCGCTCTCGCTACATTGCTGCCCTTCGCCTTACCGGCCGTTGCCCAGATCAACACCACCCTGCCCGAGCGCGTACAGAAGGCGCTGAGAGCCAGCAAGCTCACCGATGATGCTCTCTCGCTGGTGATGATTCCGCTCGAAGGCCCCGGTAACGCCACTTATTTCAACTCCGACGTCTCGGTGAACCCGGCGTCAACCATGAAGCTGTTCACCACCTATGCAGCACTGGAGATGCTCGGCCCGACCTATCAATGGCAGACCGAGTTCTATACCGACGGCCAGCTCAAGGATGGTGTGCTGAACGGCAATCTGTATCTCAAGGGCGGCGGCGATCCGAAGCTGAACCTGGAGAAACTCTGGTTGATGATGCGCGACCTTCGCGCCAACGGCGTGCTCAAGGTCACCGGCGACCTGGTGCTGGACCGCAGCTATTTCAACATTCCGCAGTTGCCGGTGTTCAATGACGACGGCGGCGACGACAACAAGCCGTTCCTGGTCGGCCCCGACTCGCTGATGGTCAACCTGAAAAGCGTGCGTCTGGTAATCCGCACCGAGGGCAGCAAAGCCACCGTGCTGATGGACCCGCCGCTGGCGAATGTGCGCATCGACAACCAGATTCAGGTGAGCAAGGCTGCCGCCTGCCCGGCCTGGCCGAAGCTGCGTTTCAACCCGGTGACCCAGTTCGACGGCACCTCGCTGGTCGCCACCGGGCAGATTCCGCAAGGCTGCAGCGCACAGACCTACATGTCCCTTCTCGAACACCCCGCCTACACCGCCGGTGCCGTGCGCGGCATCTGGCAGGAACTGGGCGGCAGCATCCTCGGCAAGGACCGTGAAGGCGCGGTACCGAAGAACGCCACCCTGGTGGCCCGCGCCATGTCGCCGGACGTCGTGGAAATCATCCGCGACATCAACAAGTTCAGTAACAACACCATGGCCCGCCAGCTGTTCCTCTCGGTCGGTCGCCAGTACCGCAACGGCGCCGACGCAGACGACGCCCAGGCCGCGCAGCGGGTGATCCGCCAGTGGCTGGCGCGCAAGGGCATTACCGCGAGCCACCTGGTGATGGAGAACGGTTCCGGCCTGTCCCGCGACGAGCGCGTCAGCGCTCGCGAGATGGCTGCCATGCTGCAAGCCGCGTGGCACAGCCCCTACGCTGCCGAGTACATCTCCTCGCTGCCGATCGTGGCGAAGGACGGCACCATGCGCAAACGCCTGCGCGGCACGCCCATGGCCGGCGAGGCCCACGTGAAGACCGGCACCCTGAACACCGTACGCGCACTTGCCGGCTTCAGCCGCGATGCCAACGGCCGTACCTGGGTGGTGGTGGCAATCCTAAACAGCAACCGCCCCTGGGGCGCCTCGTCGATCCTAGACCAGGTGCTGCTGGACCTCTACAGCAGCACCAAGCACTGATCCAACGCAAACCCCGGCCAACAGGCCGGGGTTTTCGCATCAGGCTTCGACCTTCTCCAGACGGTCGCGCCCCAGGCGCTTGGCGCGATAGACCGCACGGTCCACCTTGCGCATCAGATCATCGGCGCTTTCCCCAGGGCACCAGGAGGCAACGCCGAAACTCGCGGTGACCACGCCCACTCCCTCCATCGGCTGACCACGCAGTGCCTGCCACAGCGCCTCGGCCAGTTGCCAGGCCTGCTCCGTGGTGCTGCCCGGACAGAGCACCACCAACTCCTCGCCTCCCAGGCGACAGAACACATCCACCTTGCGCAGGCGCTGGGAAATGCGCTGGCACAAGGTCACCAGCACGATATCCCCCGCCTCGTGGCCAAAGCGGTCGTTGATATTCTTGAAGTGGTCGATGTCGAACATCACCAGCGACAGCGGCTCGCTGCTGCGCGAGCAGCGCGCCATGGCCTGGTCCAGTTGCTCCTTGAAATAACGGCGATTGTGGATGCCGGTGAGCGCATCGGTGACCGAAAGGCGCCGCAGCTCCAGCTCCGCTTCCTTGCGCCGGGTGATGTCGGTGGCGATGCCCAGGTAACCGGTGGTGCTGCCAGACGAATCGCGGACCCCGGTGATGATCAGATTGATCTTCAGTTGCCGGCCATCTCGACGCACGCAGGTCCATTCGTGCTCCTCGTGCCCCTCGCCGACCAATGCTCCGACCACTTCGAAGCCGCGAATCTCACGGCCGAGGATGCTCGACAGATCCTGCGCGCGACGGCGGATTTCGTCCTTGACGAAGACGTTCTCCGGCACCGGCCTCCCGATCACCTCCTGGGCGCTGTAGCCGAACATGCGTTCGGCCCCCACGTTGAAGCTGCGCACGAACCCGCGCAGGTCGGTCGACACGATGGCAACCTGGGTCGCCGCATCGAGCAGGCCGTGCAGACGGCTGTTCACCTCGCCCAGCTCCAGCTCGGCGGCCTTGCGCGAACTGATGTCGGTCTGGGTGC harbors:
- a CDS encoding YggL family protein, which gives rise to MATHRSRRLRKKLCVDEFQELGFELSFKYREGKGEGSIGDFMKRFAAGAVEPNDLVYSGCDEYGFICLARRGSVSNEQRELVEGWLKQQPELAEFTVSPLIDAWYPDQPVNPPAR
- the dacB gene encoding D-alanyl-D-alanine carboxypeptidase/D-alanyl-D-alanine endopeptidase — protein: MFKSLRVLALATLLPFALPAVAQINTTLPERVQKALRASKLTDDALSLVMIPLEGPGNATYFNSDVSVNPASTMKLFTTYAALEMLGPTYQWQTEFYTDGQLKDGVLNGNLYLKGGGDPKLNLEKLWLMMRDLRANGVLKVTGDLVLDRSYFNIPQLPVFNDDGGDDNKPFLVGPDSLMVNLKSVRLVIRTEGSKATVLMDPPLANVRIDNQIQVSKAAACPAWPKLRFNPVTQFDGTSLVATGQIPQGCSAQTYMSLLEHPAYTAGAVRGIWQELGGSILGKDREGAVPKNATLVARAMSPDVVEIIRDINKFSNNTMARQLFLSVGRQYRNGADADDAQAAQRVIRQWLARKGITASHLVMENGSGLSRDERVSAREMAAMLQAAWHSPYAAEYISSLPIVAKDGTMRKRLRGTPMAGEAHVKTGTLNTVRALAGFSRDANGRTWVVVAILNSNRPWGASSILDQVLLDLYSSTKH